One window of Cryobacterium arcticum genomic DNA carries:
- the pnuC gene encoding nicotinamide riboside transporter PnuC produces MSLITWLFDAQLQIGTQTILWREIIGNVFGIASAVGGMRRKLWAWPVGIVGNALLFTVFLGAVFGTPNPVNLLGQAGRQVMFIVVSVYGWVQWSRSRSTGTAAVAPHWAGARARIGLGLGLVAGTLVLTPIFRALGSFEPVWADAWIFTGSLLATYGMARGWTEFWLIWVAVDIVGVPLLISAGYYASAVLYLFYGAFTITGFVIWTRVQRRRQMLLEVAPL; encoded by the coding sequence GTGTCCCTGATCACCTGGCTGTTCGACGCCCAACTGCAGATCGGCACCCAGACCATCCTCTGGCGGGAGATCATCGGCAATGTCTTCGGCATTGCCAGCGCCGTCGGCGGCATGCGCCGCAAGCTCTGGGCCTGGCCCGTGGGCATCGTCGGTAACGCGTTGCTCTTCACGGTGTTCCTCGGCGCGGTGTTCGGCACGCCCAACCCGGTGAACCTGCTCGGCCAGGCCGGCCGGCAGGTCATGTTCATCGTGGTATCGGTCTACGGCTGGGTGCAGTGGTCGCGCAGCCGTTCCACCGGCACGGCCGCCGTCGCGCCGCACTGGGCCGGCGCCCGGGCGCGCATCGGCCTGGGTCTGGGCCTGGTCGCCGGCACCCTCGTGCTCACGCCGATCTTCCGGGCCCTCGGGTCGTTCGAACCCGTCTGGGCGGATGCCTGGATCTTCACCGGGTCGCTGCTGGCCACCTACGGCATGGCCCGTGGCTGGACCGAATTCTGGCTGATCTGGGTGGCGGTCGACATCGTGGGGGTGCCGCTGCTGATCAGCGCCGGCTACTACGCCTCGGCCGTGCTCTACCTGTTCTACGGCGCGTTCACCATCACCGGTTTCGTGATCTGGACCCGGGTGCAACGCCGCCGGCAAATGCTTCTCGAGGTCGCGCCGCTCTGA
- the msuE gene encoding FMN reductase: protein MSYTLNVVAVSGSLHSPSKTTALVRAILAALERELSIDVHLIELSQVGREFSGALRRDELSAAAEADLVRIEGADLLIVASPVYRASFTGLFKHVFDFVDQYSLVDKPVLLAATGGSDRHALILEHQFRPLFSFFQALTLPIGVYAKDADFTNYEVTNIELSERIDQAIRRGLPLVRASLPAVLSADSAAIVW, encoded by the coding sequence ATGTCGTACACCCTGAACGTCGTCGCTGTCTCCGGCAGCCTGCACTCGCCCTCCAAGACCACCGCGCTGGTGCGGGCGATCCTTGCCGCGCTGGAGCGCGAGCTGTCGATCGACGTGCACCTGATCGAGCTCAGCCAGGTGGGCCGCGAGTTCTCCGGGGCGCTGCGCCGTGACGAGCTCTCCGCCGCGGCCGAAGCGGACCTCGTGCGCATCGAGGGTGCCGACCTGCTCATCGTGGCGTCGCCGGTGTACCGGGCCTCGTTCACGGGCCTGTTCAAGCACGTCTTCGACTTCGTCGACCAGTACTCGCTCGTCGACAAGCCCGTGCTGCTGGCCGCAACCGGCGGTAGCGACCGGCACGCGCTCATCCTCGAGCACCAGTTCCGGCCCCTGTTCAGCTTCTTCCAGGCGCTCACTCTGCCGATCGGGGTCTACGCCAAGGACGCCGACTTCACCAACTACGAGGTGACCAACATCGAGCTGAGCGAGCGCATCGACCAGGCCATCCGGCGGGGGCTGCCGCTGGTGCGCGCGAGCCTGCCCGCCGTGCTCTCCGCGGACTCCGCCGCCATAGTCTGGTGA
- a CDS encoding aldo/keto reductase, protein MTNSVPLITLNDGHTIPQLGFGVFKVDPTETTRIVSDALEVGYRHIDTAAIYGNEEGVGQALASSNIDRSELFITTKLWNDKQGTQSALDAFDESLEKLGLDYVDLYLIHWPAPANDKFVESWKTLEKIRESGRARSIGVSNFLVPQLERLLSETDVVPAVNQIELHPALQQAELTEFARANGIHIEAWGPLGQGKYPLLEEGVVTAAAEAHGKTPAQVIIRWHLQTGNIVFPKSNRRERMIENFDVFDFELSHTELATITALERGGRVGSHPNDVN, encoded by the coding sequence ATGACGAATTCTGTACCCCTCATCACCCTGAACGACGGCCACACCATCCCGCAGCTCGGTTTCGGGGTCTTCAAGGTCGACCCGACCGAGACCACCCGGATCGTGTCCGACGCCCTCGAGGTGGGCTACCGCCACATCGACACCGCCGCCATCTACGGCAACGAGGAGGGCGTGGGCCAGGCACTGGCCTCCTCCAACATCGACCGCTCCGAGCTGTTCATCACCACGAAGCTCTGGAACGACAAGCAGGGCACCCAGTCGGCGCTGGATGCGTTCGACGAGAGCCTGGAAAAGCTCGGCCTGGATTACGTCGACCTCTACCTCATCCACTGGCCCGCTCCCGCGAACGACAAGTTCGTCGAGAGCTGGAAGACCCTCGAGAAGATCCGCGAGTCCGGCCGTGCCCGCTCCATCGGTGTTTCGAACTTCCTGGTGCCGCAGCTGGAGCGCCTGCTCAGTGAAACGGATGTGGTGCCGGCGGTCAACCAGATCGAGCTGCACCCTGCGCTCCAGCAGGCCGAGCTCACCGAGTTCGCCCGCGCCAACGGCATCCACATCGAGGCCTGGGGCCCGCTCGGCCAGGGCAAGTACCCGTTGCTCGAGGAGGGCGTGGTCACCGCCGCGGCCGAGGCGCACGGCAAGACCCCGGCGCAGGTCATCATCCGCTGGCACCTGCAGACCGGCAACATCGTCTTCCCCAAGTCGAACCGCCGCGAGCGCATGATCGAGAACTTCGACGTGTTCGACTTCGAGCTCAGCCACACCGAGCTCGCCACCATCACGGCCCTCGAGCGGGGCGGCCGGGTCGGCTCGCACCCCAACGACGTCAACTAG
- a CDS encoding ABC transporter permease: MSTLTPTPAGTAPGAGGRGPVLGGRTGILALTLVHARIILVETFRIPAALIGSLVFPGLSLLFFVVPQRTVADNPEFATQAVIALSVFALMSNSLFSFGLNISANREQPWDPYLRTLPVPGISRVLGQICSTGLMGLVSILPVIAIGALFTAAEASALGILAGIVALGISALPFMFIGISIGYSMSSKAAIAVVQIVMFGLAFAGGLFLPPYLFADWLDTLSKFLPSRQAREFVIWAVQGGELEPWVWVGILVWTAATFALALLLFRRDEGRRYH; the protein is encoded by the coding sequence ATGAGCACTCTCACCCCCACCCCGGCCGGCACCGCACCCGGCGCCGGCGGCCGCGGACCGGTTCTCGGCGGGCGCACGGGCATCCTGGCCCTCACGCTCGTGCACGCGCGGATCATCCTCGTCGAGACCTTCCGCATCCCGGCGGCCCTGATCGGGTCGCTGGTGTTTCCCGGGCTGTCGCTGCTGTTCTTCGTGGTGCCGCAGCGTACCGTGGCCGACAATCCGGAGTTCGCCACCCAGGCGGTGATCGCGCTGAGTGTGTTCGCGCTGATGTCGAACTCGCTGTTCAGCTTCGGCCTGAACATCTCGGCCAACCGGGAGCAGCCCTGGGACCCGTACCTGCGTACGCTGCCGGTGCCGGGTATCTCCCGAGTGCTCGGGCAGATCTGCTCGACCGGGCTGATGGGCCTGGTGTCGATCCTCCCGGTGATCGCGATCGGGGCGTTGTTCACGGCCGCCGAGGCATCCGCCCTGGGCATTCTCGCGGGGATCGTGGCGCTGGGAATCTCGGCGCTGCCGTTCATGTTCATCGGCATCTCGATCGGCTACTCGATGTCGTCCAAGGCGGCGATCGCGGTGGTGCAGATCGTCATGTTCGGCCTGGCGTTCGCGGGTGGGCTGTTCCTGCCGCCGTACCTCTTCGCGGACTGGCTGGACACGCTGTCGAAGTTCCTGCCGTCGCGGCAGGCCCGCGAGTTCGTGATCTGGGCCGTGCAGGGCGGCGAGCTTGAGCCGTGGGTATGGGTGGGCATCCTGGTCTGGACCGCGGCGACGTTCGCCCTGGCCCTGCTGCTCTTCCGCCGCGACGAGGGCCGCCGCTACCACTGA
- a CDS encoding ABC transporter ATP-binding protein: protein MTVLARLDHVTRRFGEVLAVDDVTLDIHSGSILGLLGPNGAGKSTVLTMLQGLRKPSSGTVTLFGGSPGDYRMRQKLGGTPQETALPPTLRVGEVIDFVGRHFDDPLSTAAVAEEFGLGDLLKRQTGALSGGQKRRLSVALAFVGQPRLVLLDEPTTGLDVDARRTLWDAVRRQHDRGATVVVTSHYLEEIEALAERVVVMGHGRVIADDTVTAVINQVSLRQVRLVTDQPDRVSGLPGVVGRDLGDNGSATFYANDSDRLIVELVRSGIPFSDLTVRGATLEEAFLTLTGATDAATGQPTRPSDPESPEPASARTTPATRTAQKEMNR, encoded by the coding sequence ATGACAGTTCTAGCCCGCCTCGACCACGTCACCCGCCGCTTCGGCGAGGTGCTCGCCGTCGACGACGTCACCCTCGACATCCACTCCGGCAGCATCCTGGGCCTGCTCGGGCCCAACGGCGCCGGCAAGTCCACGGTGCTCACCATGCTGCAGGGGCTCCGCAAACCGAGCTCGGGTACCGTCACCCTGTTCGGCGGCTCGCCCGGCGACTACCGGATGCGCCAGAAGCTCGGCGGCACCCCGCAGGAGACCGCTCTGCCGCCGACCCTGCGGGTGGGCGAGGTCATCGACTTCGTCGGCCGGCACTTCGACGACCCGCTGAGCACCGCGGCCGTGGCCGAGGAATTCGGCCTGGGAGACCTGCTCAAACGCCAGACCGGCGCGCTCTCGGGTGGCCAGAAGCGTCGGCTCAGCGTGGCGCTCGCGTTCGTGGGCCAGCCGCGGCTGGTGCTGCTCGACGAACCGACCACCGGGCTCGACGTGGATGCCCGCCGCACCCTGTGGGACGCCGTGCGCCGGCAGCACGACCGCGGCGCCACCGTGGTGGTGACCAGCCACTACCTGGAGGAGATCGAGGCGCTCGCCGAACGAGTGGTGGTGATGGGGCACGGCCGGGTGATCGCCGACGACACCGTCACCGCCGTGATCAACCAGGTGTCGCTGCGGCAGGTGCGCCTGGTGACCGACCAGCCCGACCGGGTGAGCGGACTGCCCGGCGTGGTCGGCCGCGACCTCGGCGACAACGGCAGCGCCACGTTCTACGCCAACGACAGTGACCGGCTGATCGTGGAGCTGGTGCGCTCCGGTATCCCCTTCTCCGACCTCACCGTGCGCGGCGCCACCCTCGAAGAGGCGTTCCTCACCCTCACCGGGGCGACGGATGCCGCCACCGGGCAACCGACCCGGCCGTCAGACCCAGAGTCGCCGGAGCCCGCCTCCGCCCGCACCACTCCGGCTACCCGCACCGCCCAGAAGGAGATGAACCGATGA
- a CDS encoding transcriptional regulator, which produces MDELDPVIHASARLKITATLATLEVGDQIAFPRLQELLGMTAGNLSTHLRKLEDAGYVDVIKSHQGRTPATYLALSRTGRRAFEDYREALRDLLGESA; this is translated from the coding sequence ATGGACGAACTCGACCCGGTGATCCACGCATCCGCCCGGCTCAAGATCACCGCCACCCTGGCCACTCTCGAGGTGGGCGACCAGATCGCCTTCCCCCGCCTGCAGGAACTGCTCGGTATGACCGCCGGCAACCTGTCCACGCACCTGCGCAAGCTTGAAGACGCGGGCTATGTTGACGTCATCAAGTCGCACCAGGGCCGCACCCCGGCCACGTACCTGGCCCTGTCGCGCACGGGCCGGCGCGCATTCGAAGACTACCGAGAAGCTCTGCGCGACCTATTGGGAGAATCCGCATGA
- the hrpA gene encoding ATP-dependent RNA helicase HrpA: protein MIPVKITFPPELPISQRRDDIARAIRDNQVVIVAGSTGSGKTTQLPKICLELGRESIGHTQPRRLAARTIAERIAEELGQEVGELVGYQVRFTDRVGADTRIKLMTDGILLNEIHRDRMLRKYDTIIIDEAHERSLNIDFLLGYLQQLLPQRPDLKLIITSATIDPASFAKHFAAADGTPAPIIEVSGRTYPVEIRYRPLVAEAPIDDDDDISDAAPSVDRDYIEGISAALDELERESNGDVLVFLSGETEIRDAADALQGKFAGGDRTSPTEVLPLYGRLSSADQHRVFQPSTVAGVRRRIILATNVAETSLTVPGIRYVIDAGTARISRYSVRSKVQRLPIEAIAQASANQRSGRSGRTSDGIAIRLYSEEDFTRRPEYTEPEILRTNLAAVILQMISLGLGDIAQFPFLTPPDSRNIKDGLDLLTELGAVKAVVAPTGTPTEDPSQAGGRSSSDGGRGRGGRDGGSRGGGRMAVTAGTHSLTRVGQQLAQLPIDPRFGRMVIESKVQGTSREVMAIVAGLTIQDVRERPLERRGSADEKHARFADPTSDFLSLLNLWNYLETQQKELGSSAFRRLCKNEYLNYLRVREWQDVYKQLRQLAKPLGLHIGDPAVNPDGIHRSMLSGLLSHIGLKDVAKKDYIGARQQRFVLFPGSALAKKQPNAVMSAELVETSRLFARMNAVVDPAWAEQLAGDLCKRSYSEPHWEKKQGAVVAYERVTLYGVPIVPRRRVQFSRVDPAYARELFIRHALVDGEWDLDRVDQRVTAFDRANTALRKELAELEERTRRRDILFDDEAVFEFYHRRIPAEVHSTRTFETWWRVARAQTPDLLTMTAEALVPEDAPEIDEALFPPSWQQRDQRFALSYRFEPGAEDDGVTVQVPLALLARVSPTGFDWQVPGLRADLVTSLIKSLPKAIRRNVVPAADWAVRLLAELPPAPGVVGGSLVEPVETSQGASNRTNTHGDTTDPSFAETLAALIQRLTYVPVSVRDFDLSRVPAHLRMTFRVVDERGKSVASGKDLGELQRRLGNKVRESVAKASAAVPTNAIERSGLTTWDFVELPRFIDTKQGDNTIRGYPTLIDDGTSVSIRMMSTVDEQARTLPGGVRRLLLLATPSPVAYVQQHLKGGEKLSLATSPYRSTQALFDDCLAAAVDDVLYRVRPDGQVFMKAEFDSIRDRVSGVVMDSMFETVGLVARILTASRAADKALKASTSMALLAALTDAREQLNGLVYPGFVSATGLAQLRHLPRYLGGISARIDKLLDNPNRDRVWMNEVQSATARFTDAGGRIPLPETAAPNLVRARWMIEELRISLFAQELRAAESVSLQRIQKVLAS from the coding sequence ATGATTCCCGTCAAGATCACCTTCCCGCCCGAGTTGCCGATCAGCCAGCGCCGCGACGACATCGCGCGCGCCATCCGCGACAACCAGGTCGTGATCGTGGCCGGGTCCACCGGCTCGGGCAAGACCACGCAGCTGCCCAAGATCTGCCTGGAGCTGGGCCGGGAGTCGATCGGGCACACCCAGCCGCGCCGGCTCGCCGCGCGCACGATCGCCGAGCGCATCGCCGAGGAACTCGGCCAGGAGGTCGGCGAGCTCGTCGGCTACCAGGTGCGCTTCACCGACCGCGTCGGCGCCGACACCCGCATCAAACTGATGACCGACGGCATCCTGCTCAACGAGATCCACCGCGACCGGATGCTGCGCAAGTACGACACCATCATCATCGACGAGGCCCACGAGCGCAGCCTCAACATCGACTTCCTGCTCGGCTACCTGCAGCAGCTGCTCCCCCAGCGGCCCGACCTCAAGCTCATCATCACGTCGGCCACCATCGACCCGGCCAGCTTCGCCAAGCATTTCGCGGCGGCCGACGGCACCCCGGCGCCCATCATCGAGGTCTCCGGCCGCACCTACCCGGTCGAGATCCGCTACCGCCCGCTCGTGGCCGAGGCACCGATCGACGACGACGACGACATCTCGGATGCCGCGCCCAGCGTGGACCGCGACTACATCGAGGGCATCTCCGCCGCGCTCGACGAGCTCGAGCGGGAGTCCAACGGCGACGTTCTGGTGTTCCTCTCCGGCGAGACCGAGATCCGCGACGCGGCCGACGCCCTGCAGGGCAAATTCGCCGGCGGTGACCGCACCAGCCCCACCGAGGTGCTGCCGCTCTACGGCCGGCTCTCCTCCGCCGACCAGCACCGGGTGTTCCAGCCCTCCACCGTGGCCGGGGTGCGCCGCCGCATCATCCTCGCCACCAACGTGGCCGAGACCAGCCTCACCGTGCCGGGCATCCGTTACGTCATCGACGCCGGCACCGCCCGCATCAGCCGCTACAGCGTGCGCTCGAAGGTGCAGCGACTGCCGATCGAGGCCATCGCCCAAGCGTCCGCCAACCAGCGCTCGGGCCGCTCCGGCCGCACCAGCGACGGCATCGCCATCCGCCTGTACAGCGAAGAAGACTTCACCCGCCGCCCCGAGTACACCGAGCCGGAGATCCTGCGCACCAACCTCGCCGCGGTGATCCTGCAGATGATCTCGCTGGGCCTGGGCGACATCGCCCAGTTCCCGTTCCTCACCCCGCCGGACTCCCGCAACATCAAGGACGGCCTCGACCTGCTCACCGAGCTCGGCGCCGTCAAGGCCGTTGTCGCACCCACCGGCACGCCCACCGAAGACCCGAGCCAGGCCGGCGGCCGGTCCAGCAGTGACGGCGGGCGCGGGCGCGGCGGCCGTGACGGCGGCTCACGTGGCGGCGGGCGGATGGCCGTGACGGCCGGCACCCACAGTCTCACCCGGGTGGGGCAGCAGCTCGCCCAGCTGCCCATCGACCCCCGGTTCGGCCGCATGGTGATCGAGTCCAAGGTGCAGGGCACCAGCCGCGAGGTGATGGCCATCGTGGCCGGTCTCACCATCCAGGACGTGCGCGAGCGCCCGCTCGAACGCCGAGGCTCCGCCGACGAGAAGCACGCCAGGTTCGCGGACCCCACCAGCGATTTCCTCTCGCTGCTGAACCTCTGGAACTATCTCGAGACGCAACAGAAGGAGCTCGGCTCCAGCGCCTTTAGGCGGCTGTGCAAAAACGAGTACCTCAACTACCTGCGGGTGCGCGAGTGGCAGGACGTCTACAAGCAGCTCCGCCAGCTGGCCAAGCCGCTCGGCCTGCACATCGGCGACCCGGCGGTGAACCCCGACGGCATCCACCGGTCGATGCTCTCCGGTTTGCTCTCGCACATCGGCCTGAAGGACGTGGCCAAGAAGGACTACATCGGCGCCCGGCAGCAGCGCTTCGTGCTGTTCCCCGGCTCCGCGCTGGCCAAGAAGCAGCCCAACGCCGTGATGAGTGCCGAACTGGTGGAGACCAGCCGGCTGTTCGCCCGGATGAACGCCGTCGTCGACCCGGCCTGGGCCGAACAGCTCGCCGGTGATCTCTGCAAGCGGTCGTATTCCGAGCCGCACTGGGAGAAGAAGCAGGGCGCCGTTGTCGCCTACGAGCGGGTCACCCTCTACGGCGTGCCGATCGTGCCGCGCCGCCGGGTGCAGTTCTCCCGGGTCGACCCGGCCTACGCGCGTGAGCTGTTCATCCGGCACGCCCTCGTCGACGGCGAGTGGGACCTCGACCGGGTCGACCAGCGGGTCACCGCGTTCGACCGCGCCAACACGGCGCTCCGCAAGGAGCTGGCCGAGCTCGAGGAGCGCACCCGGCGCCGCGACATCCTCTTCGACGACGAGGCCGTCTTCGAGTTCTACCACCGGCGCATCCCGGCCGAGGTGCACAGCACCCGCACCTTCGAGACCTGGTGGCGTGTCGCCCGCGCCCAGACGCCCGACCTGCTCACCATGACCGCCGAGGCGCTCGTGCCCGAGGATGCGCCGGAGATCGACGAGGCGCTCTTCCCGCCGTCCTGGCAGCAGCGCGACCAGCGCTTCGCTCTGAGCTACCGGTTCGAACCGGGCGCGGAGGATGACGGCGTGACCGTGCAGGTGCCGCTGGCCCTTTTGGCCAGGGTCTCCCCCACCGGCTTCGATTGGCAGGTGCCGGGCCTCCGCGCAGACCTGGTCACCTCGTTGATCAAGTCGCTGCCCAAGGCCATCCGCCGGAACGTCGTGCCCGCCGCCGACTGGGCCGTGCGCCTGCTCGCCGAGCTGCCCCCGGCCCCCGGTGTCGTGGGAGGCTCGCTGGTTGAGCCTGTCGAAACCTCGCAAGGTGCCTCGAATCGCACCAACACTCACGGCGACACGACCGACCCCTCCTTCGCCGAAACCCTCGCCGCGCTCATCCAGCGCCTCACCTACGTGCCCGTCAGCGTGCGCGACTTCGACCTCTCCCGGGTGCCCGCGCACCTGCGCATGACGTTCCGGGTCGTCGACGAGCGCGGCAAGAGCGTCGCCAGTGGCAAGGACCTCGGTGAGCTGCAGCGGCGCCTGGGCAACAAGGTGCGCGAGTCCGTCGCCAAGGCCTCCGCCGCCGTGCCGACGAACGCGATCGAGCGCTCGGGCCTGACCACCTGGGATTTCGTCGAGCTGCCCCGCTTCATCGACACCAAGCAGGGTGACAACACCATCCGGGGCTACCCCACCCTGATCGACGACGGCACGTCGGTGAGCATCCGCATGATGAGCACCGTCGACGAGCAGGCCCGTACGCTGCCAGGCGGCGTGCGCCGGCTGCTGCTGCTGGCGACCCCGTCGCCGGTGGCGTACGTGCAGCAGCACCTCAAGGGCGGCGAGAAGCTCTCGCTAGCCACCAGCCCGTACCGCTCCACCCAGGCCCTGTTCGACGACTGCCTCGCGGCCGCCGTCGACGACGTGCTCTACCGGGTGCGGCCCGACGGTCAGGTGTTCATGAAGGCCGAGTTCGACAGCATCCGCGACCGCGTCTCCGGCGTGGTGATGGACTCGATGTTCGAGACCGTCGGCCTCGTCGCCCGCATCCTCACCGCGTCCCGCGCCGCGGACAAGGCGCTCAAAGCCTCCACGAGCATGGCCCTGCTCGCCGCCCTCACGGATGCCCGCGAACAGCTGAACGGGCTGGTCTACCCCGGTTTTGTCAGCGCCACCGGTCTCGCCCAACTGCGGCACCTGCCGCGCTATCTCGGCGGCATCAGCGCGCGCATCGACAAGCTCCTCGACAACCCCAACCGGGACCGCGTGTGGATGAACGAGGTGCAATCCGCCACGGCGCGCTTCACCGACGCCGGTGGGCGCATCCCGCTGCCGGAGACCGCGGCGCCGAACCTGGTGCGGGCCCGCTGGATGATCGAGGAACTGCGCATCAGTCTCTTCGCCCAGGAGCTGCGCGCCGCCGAGTCCGTCTCCCTGCAGCGCATCCAGAAGGTCCTCGCCTCGTAG
- a CDS encoding MarR family winged helix-turn-helix transcriptional regulator, producing the protein MAEPVWLTPMEHDAWMALAEVLFRLPAGLESQLQRDAGLAMADYMVLVMLSERDDHCMRMSELATSASTSQSRLSRIVARLEAAGYVTREMAPDDRRAVIATLTESGLSKLVAAAPGHVAQVRRLIFDRLTPAQVASLTEVARALEHPDDSDACDGAP; encoded by the coding sequence ATGGCTGAACCGGTGTGGCTGACCCCCATGGAGCACGACGCCTGGATGGCTCTGGCCGAGGTGCTGTTCCGGCTGCCGGCCGGGCTCGAATCACAGTTGCAGCGGGACGCCGGGCTGGCCATGGCGGACTACATGGTGCTCGTGATGCTCTCGGAGCGGGACGACCACTGCATGCGTATGAGCGAGCTCGCGACATCCGCCAGCACGTCACAGTCACGGCTGTCGCGCATCGTGGCCCGGCTGGAGGCCGCGGGGTACGTGACCCGCGAGATGGCGCCGGATGATCGGCGGGCCGTGATCGCGACCCTCACCGAGTCGGGCTTGTCCAAGCTGGTGGCCGCGGCGCCCGGTCACGTGGCCCAGGTGCGGAGGCTCATCTTCGACCGCCTCACGCCCGCCCAGGTGGCCTCGCTCACGGAGGTGGCGCGAGCCCTCGAGCACCCCGACGACTCCGACGCCTGCGACGGGGCCCCCTAA
- a CDS encoding DoxX family protein yields the protein MNIAIWIITGLLALAFIGAGIMKVAQPRAKLAASGMAWTNDYSDAGVKLVGLAELLGGLGLILPAVTGIAPILVPIAAAALTVIMIGAVVWHVRAGDGAKETMPSVILGILALVVAITRFGPWAF from the coding sequence ATGAACATCGCCATCTGGATCATCACCGGTCTGCTCGCCCTCGCCTTCATCGGCGCCGGCATCATGAAGGTCGCCCAGCCGCGCGCCAAGCTCGCCGCCAGCGGCATGGCTTGGACCAACGACTACTCGGATGCCGGCGTCAAGCTCGTCGGCCTCGCCGAACTGCTCGGCGGCCTGGGCCTGATCCTGCCCGCGGTCACCGGCATCGCCCCGATCCTGGTGCCCATCGCCGCGGCCGCCCTCACCGTGATCATGATCGGCGCGGTCGTCTGGCACGTGCGCGCCGGCGACGGCGCCAAGGAGACCATGCCCAGCGTGATCCTCGGCATCCTGGCCCTCGTCGTGGCCATCACCCGCTTCGGCCCCTGGGCGTTCTAA
- a CDS encoding amino acid ABC transporter ATP-binding protein, with the protein MVLAEQVTKSFGSHEVLKGITLEVKRGEVMCLVGPSGSGKSTFLRCINHLEVLSAGRLSVDGELIGYREANGKLYEMAPKEAAKQRRDIGMVFQRFNLFPHMTALQNVMEAPMRVKGLPKAKVESSARELLARVGLADRADYYPAHLSGGQQQRVAIARALAMEPKLMLFDEPTSALDPELVGEVLDVMKGLAKEGMTMIVVTHEMGFAREVADSLVFMDAGVVVESGLPSEVLANPRHARTQAFLSKVL; encoded by the coding sequence ATGGTGCTGGCCGAGCAGGTGACCAAGAGCTTCGGCTCGCACGAAGTGCTCAAGGGCATCACGCTCGAGGTCAAGCGCGGCGAGGTCATGTGCCTGGTCGGGCCCTCGGGCTCGGGCAAGTCCACGTTCCTGCGCTGTATCAACCACCTCGAGGTGCTGTCGGCCGGGCGGCTGAGTGTGGACGGTGAGCTGATCGGCTACCGCGAGGCCAATGGCAAGCTGTACGAGATGGCGCCGAAGGAAGCCGCGAAGCAGCGCCGGGACATCGGCATGGTGTTCCAGCGGTTCAACCTGTTCCCGCACATGACCGCGCTGCAGAACGTCATGGAGGCGCCGATGCGCGTCAAGGGCCTGCCCAAGGCGAAGGTCGAGTCGAGCGCGCGCGAGCTGCTGGCCCGGGTGGGACTGGCCGACCGGGCCGACTACTACCCGGCGCACCTCTCCGGTGGCCAGCAGCAGCGTGTGGCGATCGCCCGGGCACTCGCGATGGAGCCCAAGCTGATGCTCTTCGACGAGCCCACCAGTGCGCTCGACCCCGAACTCGTCGGCGAGGTGCTCGACGTGATGAAGGGCCTGGCCAAGGAGGGCATGACCATGATCGTGGTCACGCACGAGATGGGCTTCGCGCGCGAGGTCGCCGACTCCCTGGTGTTCATGGATGCCGGCGTCGTCGTCGAGTCAGGCCTCCCCTCGGAGGTCCTGGCGAACCCGCGGCACGCCCGCACCCAGGCGTTCCTCTCCAAGGTGCTCTGA